From one Doryrhamphus excisus isolate RoL2022-K1 chromosome 9, RoL_Dexc_1.0, whole genome shotgun sequence genomic stretch:
- the piga gene encoding phosphatidylinositol N-acetylglucosaminyltransferase subunit A isoform X1, giving the protein MSRRKRRTTAFSHGPPAEADNKPRVRKHNICMVSDFFYPNMGGVESHIYLLSQCLIEKGHKVVIVTHAYDHRKGVRYLTNGLKVYYLPLQVMYNQSTTTTFFHSLPLLRCVFVRERITVVHAHSSFSAMAHDALFHAKTMGLNTVFTDHSLFGFADISSVLTNKLLTVSLCDTNHIVCVSYTSKENTVLRAALDPEIVSVIPNAVDHTDFTPDPSQRLDDRITIVVVSRLVYRKGTDLLGGIIPELCLKHPDLHFLIGGEGPKRLVLEEVREKYQLHDRVRLLGPLEHKDVRGVLVQGHIFLNTSLTEAFCMAIVEGASCGLQVVSTRVGGIPEVLPEDLITLCEPTVRSLCAGLETAIARQRSGSVPCSASIHAQVQHLYTWRNVAERTEKVYDRVCGEEVLPLDRRLQRLRSHCGPVAGSIFAFVAVLDFLFLLLLQWLVPDRVMDLAVNATGPLGLWRQEPSKWRKDEGLSKVASSKQQHPA; this is encoded by the exons ATGAGCCGCAGAAAGCGAAGAACGACAGCTTTCAGCCATGGACCTCCTGCAGAGGCCGACAACAAGCCCCGTGTCAGGAAGCACAACATCTGCATGGTGTCTGACTTCTTCTATCCTAACATGGGAGGAGTGGAAAGTCACATTTACCTCCTGTCCCAGTGTCTGATTGAGAAGGGACACAAGGTGGTCATTGTCACGCACGCCTACGACCACAGGAAGGGCGTCAGGTACCTGACCAATGGACTGAAGGTCTACTACCTACCCCTGCAGGTGATGTACAACcagtccaccaccaccaccttcttcCATAGTCTCCCGCTTCTGCGCTGTGTGTTTGTCAGGGAGCGCATCACTGTGGTGCACGCTCACAGCTCCTTCTCCGCTATGGCCCACGATGCATTATTCCATGCTAAGACCATGGGCCTTAACACG GTGTTCACCGACCACTCGCTCTTTGGCTTTGCTGACATCAGCTCTGTGCTGACCAACAAACTCCTGACGGTGTCGCTGTGCGATACCAACCACATCGTTTGTGTCTCCTACACCAGCAAAGAAAACACTGTACTACGTGCGGCTCTCGACCCGGAGATTGTGTCCGTCATTCCCAATGCAGTTGACCACACCGACTTCACCCCGGATCCCTCCCAGCGCCTTGATGACAGGATAACCATTGTCGTGGTCAGCCGCCTGGTCTACCGCAAAG GCACTGATCTTCTCGGTGGGATCATTCCAGAGCTCTGTCTTAAGCATCCAGATCTCCATTTCCTCATTGGTGGAGAAGGGCCGAAGAGGCTAGTGCTggaggaagtgagagagaaATACCAGCTTCATGACAG GGTGCGTCTGTTGGGGCCCCTGGAGCACAAGGATGTCAGAGGAGTTCTGGTCCAGGGCCACATCTTCCTCAATACGTCACTAACTGAAGCTTTCTGCATGGCCATCGTGGAGGGAGCCAGTTGTGGACTGCAG GTGGTTAGCACTCGTGTAGGCGGCATCCCAGAGGTGCTACCTGAGGACTTGATCACGCTCTGCGAGCCAACAGTCCGCTCGCTCTGTGCCGGTTTGGAGACGGCCATTGCACGGCAGCGTTCCGGGTCAGTCCCCTGCTCCGCTTCCATCCACGCACAGGTGCAACACCTCTACACCTGGAGAAACGTGGCAGAGAGGACTGAAAAG GTGTATGACCGAGTGTGCGGCGAGGAGGTGCTTCCCCTAGACAGACGCCTTCAGAGGCTGAGGTCCCACTGCGGACCGGTGGCCGGCTCCATCTTTGCCTTCGTGGCAGTTCtggacttcctgttcctgttgctCCTCCAGTGGTTGGTACCCGATAGAGTCATGGACTTAGCTGTGAACGCCACCGGTCCTCTAGGACTATGGAGACAAGAACCAAGCAAGTGGCGTAAAGATGAAGGTCTGTCAAAAGTTGCCTCAAGTAAGCAGCAGCATCCTGCATGA
- the piga gene encoding phosphatidylinositol N-acetylglucosaminyltransferase subunit A isoform X2, with amino-acid sequence MSRRKRRTTAFSHGPPAEADNKPRVRKHNICMVSDFFYPNMGGVESHIYLLSQCLIEKGHKVMYNQSTTTTFFHSLPLLRCVFVRERITVVHAHSSFSAMAHDALFHAKTMGLNTVFTDHSLFGFADISSVLTNKLLTVSLCDTNHIVCVSYTSKENTVLRAALDPEIVSVIPNAVDHTDFTPDPSQRLDDRITIVVVSRLVYRKGTDLLGGIIPELCLKHPDLHFLIGGEGPKRLVLEEVREKYQLHDRVRLLGPLEHKDVRGVLVQGHIFLNTSLTEAFCMAIVEGASCGLQVVSTRVGGIPEVLPEDLITLCEPTVRSLCAGLETAIARQRSGSVPCSASIHAQVQHLYTWRNVAERTEKVYDRVCGEEVLPLDRRLQRLRSHCGPVAGSIFAFVAVLDFLFLLLLQWLVPDRVMDLAVNATGPLGLWRQEPSKWRKDEGLSKVASSKQQHPA; translated from the exons ATGAGCCGCAGAAAGCGAAGAACGACAGCTTTCAGCCATGGACCTCCTGCAGAGGCCGACAACAAGCCCCGTGTCAGGAAGCACAACATCTGCATGGTGTCTGACTTCTTCTATCCTAACATGGGAGGAGTGGAAAGTCACATTTACCTCCTGTCCCAGTGTCTGATTGAGAAGGGACACAAG GTGATGTACAACcagtccaccaccaccaccttcttcCATAGTCTCCCGCTTCTGCGCTGTGTGTTTGTCAGGGAGCGCATCACTGTGGTGCACGCTCACAGCTCCTTCTCCGCTATGGCCCACGATGCATTATTCCATGCTAAGACCATGGGCCTTAACACG GTGTTCACCGACCACTCGCTCTTTGGCTTTGCTGACATCAGCTCTGTGCTGACCAACAAACTCCTGACGGTGTCGCTGTGCGATACCAACCACATCGTTTGTGTCTCCTACACCAGCAAAGAAAACACTGTACTACGTGCGGCTCTCGACCCGGAGATTGTGTCCGTCATTCCCAATGCAGTTGACCACACCGACTTCACCCCGGATCCCTCCCAGCGCCTTGATGACAGGATAACCATTGTCGTGGTCAGCCGCCTGGTCTACCGCAAAG GCACTGATCTTCTCGGTGGGATCATTCCAGAGCTCTGTCTTAAGCATCCAGATCTCCATTTCCTCATTGGTGGAGAAGGGCCGAAGAGGCTAGTGCTggaggaagtgagagagaaATACCAGCTTCATGACAG GGTGCGTCTGTTGGGGCCCCTGGAGCACAAGGATGTCAGAGGAGTTCTGGTCCAGGGCCACATCTTCCTCAATACGTCACTAACTGAAGCTTTCTGCATGGCCATCGTGGAGGGAGCCAGTTGTGGACTGCAG GTGGTTAGCACTCGTGTAGGCGGCATCCCAGAGGTGCTACCTGAGGACTTGATCACGCTCTGCGAGCCAACAGTCCGCTCGCTCTGTGCCGGTTTGGAGACGGCCATTGCACGGCAGCGTTCCGGGTCAGTCCCCTGCTCCGCTTCCATCCACGCACAGGTGCAACACCTCTACACCTGGAGAAACGTGGCAGAGAGGACTGAAAAG GTGTATGACCGAGTGTGCGGCGAGGAGGTGCTTCCCCTAGACAGACGCCTTCAGAGGCTGAGGTCCCACTGCGGACCGGTGGCCGGCTCCATCTTTGCCTTCGTGGCAGTTCtggacttcctgttcctgttgctCCTCCAGTGGTTGGTACCCGATAGAGTCATGGACTTAGCTGTGAACGCCACCGGTCCTCTAGGACTATGGAGACAAGAACCAAGCAAGTGGCGTAAAGATGAAGGTCTGTCAAAAGTTGCCTCAAGTAAGCAGCAGCATCCTGCATGA
- the asb11 gene encoding ankyrin repeat and SOCS box protein 11 produces MAAIQTEVYSSLQPWQRPLHIYGGLVCNSLMADSWSDRSPLHEAAYHGRLLHLRTLLAQGFHVNTLTMDAVSPLHEACLGGHSACAKYLLDHGADVHQVATGGTTPLFNSCSSGSAACVRLILQNGASVHGVHQLASPIHEVAKKDYSECLELLLAYQADIDMELPTMGTPLYSACMASATTCVHMLLLSGADVELGCGRDRPLHAAVRGGRATVVDLLLDFGANQCCRNAEGKTPLGVAAPNSTVRAILQNRGPCSLSQLCRCCIRRSLGSSRLHRASSLVLPHAIQGFLLYQ; encoded by the exons ATGGCAGCTATACAGACGGAAGTTTATTCAAGCTTGCAACCATGGCAGAGGCCTTTGCACATCTATGGCGGGCTGGTGTGCAACTCTCTGATGGCTG ATTCCTGGTCGGACCGCTCCCCCCTGCATGAGGCGGCCTATCATGGCAGACTTCTCCACCTGAGGACCCTCCTAGCTCAG GGCTTTCATGTCAACACACTCACCATGGATGCAGTCTCTCCTCTCCACGAGGCTTGCCTGGGTGGCCATTCCGCTTGTGCAAAGTACCTGCTGGATCACGGTGCAGAT GTACACCAAGTGGCAACTGGCGGCACCACCCCGCTCTTCAACTCTTGCAGCAGCGGCAGTGCCGCCTGCGTGCGGTTGATCCTGCAGAACGGCGCTTCTGTCCATGGTGTGCACCAGCTGGCGTCGCCCATCCACGAGGTGGCAAAGAAAG ACTATTCCGAGTGTTTGGAGCTGCTGCTGGCCTACCAAGCGGACATTGACATGGAGCTGCCCACAATGGGGACACCTCTGTATTCTGCCTGCATGGCCTCCGCTACAACCTGCGTGCATATGCTGCTACTTTCTG GAGCAGATGTTGAACTTGGGTGTGGACGAGACAGACCGTTGCACGCCGCAGTAAGAGGGGGCAGAGCCACAGTTGTGGACCTCCTGTTGGACTTTGGTGCTAATCAGTGCTGCCGGAACGCTGAAGGCAAGACCCCTCTGGGCGTGGCGGCACCAAACAGCACAGTGAGAGCTATACTGCAGAACAGAG GTCCTTGCTCCCTCTCTCAGCTGTGTCGCTGTTGTATTCGGAGAAGTCTGGGGAGCAGTCGCCTTCATAGAGCCTCCAGCCTTGTACTTCCACACGCAATCCAAGGCTTCCTCCTCTACCAGTGA